gagagacagaaagagagggaggaggaggaggagcggaaaACAGAGCAGCGTGAGGACCTGGAGAGAGTGAAGGCTCTTTCGCAGGAGGTGCAGGcgctgaaggaggagagggagcgggccgaggaggagaagaggcgaGCCGTGAGAGAGGAGCGGGAGCTCTGGGAGGAAAAACTGAACGATCTGAATGAGGAGAAAGAGGACATGAGGAAGAAAATAGAGGCCGAGTGGAGGGAAGAGCGGCAGaggtgggaggagagggaggaggaggagaagaaagggaTGCACAGCGCTCTCCGGGAGAGGGTGAAGAGGGCCGAGGCAGAGGTCGAAGGTCACCTGGAGCGGCTGGCGGAGAGCAAGAGAAGCACCATGAAGCTGCAGGAGCGAATCCAGGTATCGTTCCCCTCACTCACCCTAAAACAAAGGGAGGCAGAAATTGCAACGTCTCTCTCCGTGATGCTCCCAGTTAATGATCGTGTTGATGGGAAAGGAGGGAGCGGGGAAGAAacaggggggagagagagagagagagggaggcgagGGGGGATCTCGCCGGTCGAACCGCAGTCCGCCCTCGCTGAGTGCTGCTCCCGCTGCCAGCTCTCTGCTAATGAGCAGTTTGAGCAGGATGGATTCGCAGCACCACCGCCATTACCACCTCACGCACGAGCATTAAGAAGCCCTGCGAGAGCTGGCACAGAGCTGACTTAAGCCCTCACAGCAAACCATTAAAGGCCCACAGCTGGGCAGGATAGCTCCCTGACTCACCACATTTCAACcagctttcttttttatttttaactctaacactctgtgtgtgtctgccttgtgtgttttttttctccctcctacATATCTGTGTCAAATTTGTTTtggcctcctctctcttctgcttctctttattattatattattttttatttctcctcttGTCAACTCGCTACACTCCTCTGCATCTGTCACCTCACTTTACTCTTCCGttctccaggacctggaggaggagctggagctggaccggagGCGCGTGTCTGAAGCCGAGGGCATGGCCAAAcgggcggaggaggagctggccgTGGCCaaggagaggctgctgctgcaggaggacgagctgcagagcagagcaggtggcagtttgttcttcttcttcttctcctcctcaacCCGTTCATCCactcagggtcaggggtcaacaCCACAGACAGGCTGGAGTGCGAAACACTGCACCCCTGTACCGCCCTGTGACTGatacaaacacactcaaagTGCAGTTTGAGCTCCATCCTGGTGACTGAGAAACACTTTGACTTTGCGTCTGCTTGTTCTTCTCATCTTCGTCTCTGCCTGCTGGAATAAATTCACCTGAAAAAGCGAACTCAGCCGAGCACAGTTCATTTCCATTATTCATCCAGACGCCGCGCTGCGCAAGTTTATGCCTCGCGCCATTATAATATATACAGAAGATGCAACAAATTCAGATCGTTTATCTTCAACAATGGCGCCCGGTTTCATCAGTGTGTCGTCACACAGTCAGCAAAAATGGCCAgagttttatttattgcagAAGAATGACTCAGTTTAGGAGCCTCTTGGTGTAACGGAGGTCCATTCTGCATCTGTTATACACAATCAATCAATATACTTGTGCACGCATTCCattgtttgatgtgtgtgtgtgtgtttgtgtgtgtgtgtgtgtgtgtgtgtgtgtgtgtgtgtgtgtgtttgtgtgtgtgtgtgtgtgtgtgtgcttgtcagaggagctgctgaaccGTGGGggctgtgaggtgtgtgtgtgcgccgagctggaggagctgaagagccagGTGAGCCGCCTGCAGAGCAGGAAccgggagctggagctgcagagcagcggcCGCAATAGTGACCACGCCCGGCAGATCCGTCAGGTAACGCACGCCAGAGGCAGcgtgggtaaaaaaaaaagcgccgGCACAGAGATGCTGTTAGCTCTGAATATTCTGTGCTTCCAGCACGCCGAGGCGTTGTCCAGCCTTCGCTCAGAGATGGTGAGGGCGCAGACGGAGGAGCTGCGCCGCATCCAGAAGCACGCCGACGACGAGAGAGACAAGCTGCAGAGGGAGatcgagagagagcgagagagccttcagaaggagagagagcaagagaagGAGCGCTTCGAGAAGGACAGGAACAGAATGCGCAGAGAAATGAACGAGGAGAAGGAGGTGCTGCacaaagaggtggaggaggccagAGAGCggctgaggagggagaaggaggaggaggtggagcggcAGCGCAaagagctggaggtggagcgagTCCGGGTTCGATCCCAGCTGGACAAGAACATTgagcaggtggaggcggagcgagcgaacctgcagcagaagctggaggaggagaagaagaggctgGGGGAGAAGgcggaggaggaccggaggcGGCTGAAGGAGCAGGTGCGGAAGGCGATCGAGGAGGTGATGAGGAGGCACGCGGCCGAGCTGAACAGCCTCCAGGAAGCCCTGAGCTCCGAGAAGAAGACCAACCAGGAGGTCAGCGCTTTCAAACTACGGTGGAGAAGCCTCACTCTCTTTTGGTTGTAGGGCGTAACCCTCATCATCCTCTCATTCGTCCAGAATGATGCTATCTCAATTGTTTGTAGATCACGACATAAATGACATTAAATTAATGAAAGTCTTTTACGCAGCCGGTGCCTCGGTGGCGGGGGGGGTcatctttttaatctttttaaatagttttcctCAGTATTTGAACTTGTAAAGATGAAGTGTTTTACAGGATGAAGTGAAGATTGGGGAAATGTGTGGAAATGGGACCATTTTGTGCAGCACTAAAGCTCTTTCTTTGATCTATTTTAATCTGGCGATCCCCTGGCGAGCTGGAGTCCTCGCCCCACAAAGACTAAAGGAGCGTGATTAATGGCTATTTTGTGAAGCCACTGTTAATGTAGCAATGTTAAAAGATAGCATCATGTAATTGTCTGCTCTGTGAGCTTTTCGAAAATGCACACTCCATGATGACTGATTATTGATTGGGTAGTTGAATGATTGTGTATGTGGTTTTGATGAATtctctgaaggtgtgtgtgcgtttggacgaggagaggaggacgggTGAGGACATACGCTGCCGGCTGGAGAAGGAAAGAGACGAGCTGAGGACAAAACTGCAGGACGCCACGAGTGAGGTGAGAAAATAAACCTCTTCAGTGGATtgtgcagtgaaaaaaaaaaaaacataccggaaaaacttttttttgtgatctcAGATCTGTCGGTTGGAGTCGGCAGTCCAACAGAAGGACAGGAAGGACAAAGTGCCCCCCGAAGCGGCGCCTCCATGTGGACCGCAGTGCTCCCGCCTGGAGGAAGACCTTCATCAGGCCCGGAATCGACTGGCCCGGATGCAGGAGGAGgccgagagacagagagacaggcagcagagagagatcGCCTCCCTGAGAGCCGACAAGCATCGTCTGGAGGAGAAGGTCCTGGAGCAGAGCCGGCTGAACGCGGAGCGGAGCCTTCTGGAGCAGGGCCAGCGCCACACTGAGGATCGCATCAGGTAGCGGCAGGAAAATCAAGTAACAGAGCCGGACGTTCAAATTATGACGGACGGCGACCTATAGCGTCACTTCGGGAAATGAGCTTCACCAGAACAGAAACATGCAGATGAATTAGCTGCAGCAGTAAAGATGATATGCGAGCTGTTAAATGCTGCTGGTacattaattaaaatgaaatcaataacATAGTTCAAGAAAACATTGACCATTTGCAAAGATCCATTAGTCAGGCATGTCTTAGAGAATCAGGCCACATATTCAGCTGctgatttttctttgattggCCTTCGAGCACAGAAAACAGACTGCTGCTTTTTATCTCCAATCCTTTACTTGCTCAAAGAAATTTCCTGAAGAGATCTCATTTAAAAAGTTACTGTTATGAAGGTGTATTAGGTTACTATTTTGCACATTATATCTCAGAATAACCTTCCTCAAATGCATGATGATTAGATCGTACAGTGTAGCAGGAGGAAATACAccggtgtgtgtctgtacgTGCGTATACGATGACAGTGTTTTTTACTGTTTGTCTTGACGCACGCCTGCAGGGCAGAGTGTGAGGAACGCCTGAGAGCAGAGTTCAGGATCGAGATGAACGCCGCCGTGGCAGAGAGCGAACAGAGGTGGCAGAACAaagagcaggagctgcagacccAGATGTCTGAGCTGCAGACGGAACTGAACCAGCTCCAGTCTCAGGTGGGCCTGTTTCTCTGCCATGTTTTCTCTGGGTACTACAACTTCCCCCTGCAGATACTAATTAGTGGCAAAAATTCCCCataagtgtgtttgtctgcctgtgtgtgtgtgtgtgtgtgtttaccccgTGATAAACCGGCGACCTCGTtgttgatggatgaatggaggacACTATTTGAATATGTTGTTCTTCCAGACCCAGAGCGGCGGCGTATTCAGTTTTCCAGTGAATAAGATTACGAGCGTGAAGAGTCAATTAAAATGCTCTGTTAAGCCGTATTTCAGGGTCGCGTTTGGGACTCCTATTAATCAGTATATGTCAGGATACTGCAGACaaagaattatttaaaaaaaaaaaatgtattcaacaTTATGTAAGTGTGATATTAAATTGCTGAAGTCCTCCTCTAATGAGTTCCATATTGAGTGCACCGAGTTCACCCTGATGTCTGCAccttcaatttattttaagagAGCTGCCTGAGACTGCGAAACAAAAGAGTCCTCTCCATTAAATTCCCGTTGCAAATTCTTCGTGTCAGGATCACTTTGACGACTCGCGAAACCCTGAAACCCTCAGTTTTCACCCACACAGgcggagaagaagaagacgggACAGGGAGACGATTGCCACGGCAATCCGGAAATTGACAGGTTGAGGAAAGAAGTCCAAGACACAAAGGAGATAAACAAGAAACTGAGGGACTTGCTGCAGGTACACAACACatgagaagcacacacacacacacacacacacacacacacacacacacacacacacacacacacacacacacacactaagtgCAAATATGCACTTTttcaaacgttttttttttttaatgcgatGAATAATTTAAGAGCCTTAATGCAGTGAAAAGGCAATGTTTTGATGAGGCAATGCATCGCCTTCGATGAGTGTGAACGgggtgtgtgttaatgtgttcgAGGAGCCACAAACCCAGTCTTTAACCGAGGAGAAGCACAACCACGCCATGGCTCTGCAGGCGCTGGAGCGACAGGCGAAGGAAGATCTGCTGTCTGAGAGGAACAGGCTTCAGACGATGCACCACCTGGAGCTAGGTAACAAGCacggacacacgcacacatgcacacgcaaagacacgcacacacacagtcgagCATTAAGCATAAACACATGCGGACAGTGAGAAAGTCTATATGTCGCGTACAAAGctgcatgaataaaaaaaaaaatcgctttGATAcggaaacaaacagacacatacacacacacacacacacatacacacacacggtgagatTATAAATTCAACAGTGAAGTTGCTATTGCCATGGATACAgctcaccatggcaacagcagaagGGTACCTGTAACAGTGGGCcaaattgattttgtttttgtatttggttttatctgtgtatgtgtgtctacGCTTGGATAtatgcacgtgtgtgtatgtgtgcgtgtgtgcatgtgcatgtgtgtgcgcgtgacATCAGACAAGCAGCGTGCAGAGTTGACCCAGCAGCACACCGAGTGGAGCCGGCAGATGACCCAAAGACACATGCAGCAGATCGAGGACCTACAGGCTCAactacaagcacacacacagatgatggctctgcagcaggtgaggtgcacgcgcacacacacacacatacacaaaaccCTTTaaatctctctgtctgtgttttatgtcCTCCAACTTACTTACTTACATTGTCATTGAAGATATTTTTGTTGTCTGCATAAATGAAATCCCTCACAGCCATTTCTATATGTAGTAAAACTGATTatttaaagaaggaaaaactaATTTTTGTATCTTCAACTTGTCTGTCTTTGTGCCTGAAGGATCTGAAGCAGCAGAACCAGTATCAGGTGTTTGAGCGGCAGCTGGACGAGAGTCGCTGCGCCATGCTGgaactgcagagagaaaacgtGGCGCTGAAGAAGCAACTAAAAGAGCGGTGGGAAGAACTGACAAGTCATTTCAACTTTAATTGCAGCTATTGGAGCCATCAATTCATGCATGTTTTCGCCGCTCCTCAGGTCAGTGCAGAAGAACTCCGAAGTGGCAGAGAAGGAAGACGAGAGCACAGAAATCAGGAAGAAGAGAGACGCACAGCTGGAAGAAGAAGCACAACGtctgaaggaggaggtggagaaactgcgggtggagatggagaagctggaggagtcGCAGAAGCactgggaggagaggaaggacgAGGACatcaaggaggaggaggtggacgaggagaagaggaaggagagggaggaggagaagaggagggaggaggtggaggagatcaAGCGGGAGCACAAGAGGGAGATGCAGAGCCTGGTGTCGGAGTACAGCAGCGCTCAGACTCACCTGCAGGCGCGAATCGTGGCCCTGGAGAACGAGTAAGTAGAGGATAGACGCGTGGAGGCGAGACGGCTGTGGACGAGAAGTCCCGTGGGCGAAACCCGAGGGCAGGTGTGTgaagaagaggtgtgtgtgtttctgtgtttttggtttaaCTGCAGGCTGCGCGAGCGGGAGGAGCGGTGCCGGAGGAGGGAGCCTCGCTGCGACGACCTTCAGTTAGGGAGACTCCAGGAGAGGCTGACGGAGAGAGACCAGCTCATCAAGCGATTAGTGGTGGgaacgcgcgcgcgcgcgcgcacgcacacacacacacacacacacacacacacacacacacacacacacacacacacacacatacacacgtacACATGTACACCTTCAGCTCAAAACAGGCCAGCGcttccatgtggagtttgcatgttctccctgtgtgtgcatgggtttcctcctggttctctggttttctttcacagtCTAACTGGTGAATCTAAATCACCCatagacctgtgtgtgtgtgtgtgtgtgtgtgtgtgtgtgtgtgcgtgtgtgtgtgtgtgtgtttgcactgtggtgagctggtgatctgtccagggtTCAACCAGCTGCAACACACTGCCGCACTGAACAGGTTAATCCAGCATGAAAGATGGAccgatggatttttttttttttgcccaggCTGGCTCGTGATGCATCTTTGTTCCAGTTATATTTTtagaaaattttgaaaaaaaaccccccaaactTTGGCTATTAGTTTATGTCTTCCTAAACattctgtttgaaaaaaaaaaacgttcaaAATGAGCAAATATAACTAAATTTAtatgttcatgtgttcattcatgttGAATGTATGAATTATTATTCCATTATTTACTTTCCAAATAGAAACTCCCCGcggaaaataaatggaaaataaaatttttTAAGCTATTTTAGGCTAATATGAAAACAGTATCATTAATTGACTTTAATGGAGTGGTGAAAACTGTCCTCTGTGTTGTAAGTCCAGatctggttcaaatcccagatGCAGCAGGAAGAACATCTGGCATAAAAACCTGTCAAATCCATGATGCCAGCTGCAGTGACCTGTAGGAGCGACACCTGGATACTTGAAAACACTTTCTCAGTGTAAAAACAAATACTGTGATATCCAAAGATGCAACTTACAAAACTAACAGATCCCAGCTCGGATAATGAGAGGTCAGTCTGTTTAGAGTGATGCTgcccggtcctggtcccagaAGGCCGCAGTCCAGCATGTGTTTGGTGTCTCGTTTGGCCGTTACTAACAATCTAGTCTACTGAAGGCTTGTGTGTGTAAACAGTGAGCTTGTTAACATGATATTTCCAGCACACAGATGTGGAACTTGCTTTATTTGCAGTTTtgcatcaaaacaaaagcaaaataatCTACATTTAGTGTTCGGGAACAGAAGAGTCTGCTGTAGTTTGTTTTAGTGCATCATGCATGTCATTCATGCGCATTTGTTCGATTTGTTAATAGGACCTGATTGTATTGGGTCAGACTACAATTATAATACATTATAtttattataatataatatattaacATTAATGTGACAGCAAATGTTCCCTGATGTTGACATATTTATGAAATTTACATAGCAGAGGTTTTTCTCTACAGTTTGTTGCGTCTTTGCTCAGACTGAACTCCACCAGGCTGCCAGACTGTGAGATCCGGTTCTCAGAGACGTTCCTTCCTGCCTCTTATTGTTCTCCCCACTTCAGTTAATATAGACAGACCCCAAACTGACTGCATGTAGGTTTGCTCTCTATTTGCCATGTGAATATTTAGTAGTAAAGACTGAGGGATTGATtaaagtacatttgatttgagtAATTTAATGGAATTTGTCAGCTGAGagtttgaagattttttttttttgtgatccgGAAAAAGTTTTGTGTCCAATAATAAACGGGAAACTTTCACACAGAACATGATGCAACTCCACGGACTAAGTATAACTGGAGCAGTGTCCTCATTAATCGTGGGCGGTCCTGGATGCGTAGGAGGAAATCAAACGGTCGACTGTGACAGGGCGCTGCGCCGCCATCTGTGTGGCGTGAGGCAGCTTAGCAAACATGCTCGCCCTCCAGACACAACACGTAGACGGCAGCGAGCGAACAAGGCCACTGAACgtccctcctcgtcctcctcctcctccccccccagGAGGAGAGgcatcagctgcagctccaccctccCTCGGCCGGGGACGACGCCACCCTCAGGCCGCGTGACGCCAAGTCCCGCCCCGGGAGCGTCACGCCGACCATGAGGGTGAGTCTGCCCGTGCAAGTCATGCGAGTAATGCATTCATCAAAACGAGCCCCCTTCCGGCCAGAAGGGCTCGCTGGACCCGGGCCAACTCCTATCTCTGAGGCACGAGGCTGTGAACTGTACAAACCCGTCCCGGCCTCACTTACCCACATCATGACATTCAGGATTCAGTTTTGGAGAAGGTCGTGAAAAGAAACAAGTGTGGCGCATCTTTTTGGGGGCTATGGAGGAAAGCCAGAGCgctcagagaaaacacacaggaagaacatgcaaccCACAGAGGTAGAAGATGAAACTGACTGCTACGAGAACGATAATGCTCTGAATTTACCCATGAAATATACTGTACAAGTTACATTTGACTTT
The nucleotide sequence above comes from Salarias fasciatus chromosome 6, fSalaFa1.1, whole genome shotgun sequence. Encoded proteins:
- the fam184b gene encoding protein FAM184B, whose product is MASGAGKAAQPPGPGSAVNGTAAEFPNIEQELYDYQMHSKMCKKIAQLTKVIYSLNMKNEEQEAALQALSHAHHDELHRILMETCHEGEGSVLRTRLLELQESLDEQQRVGAQVQADFECFRIQAEEREREAESELRKEFEEKLRAAEEELREARAHVSAAQEENLSLKGELEEARGHVMQADAKCEELQKEADQEKQKKEDERQKEREEEEERKTEQREDLERVKALSQEVQALKEERERAEEEKRRAVREERELWEEKLNDLNEEKEDMRKKIEAEWREERQRWEEREEEEKKGMHSALRERVKRAEAEVEGHLERLAESKRSTMKLQERIQDLEEELELDRRRVSEAEGMAKRAEEELAVAKERLLLQEDELQSRAEELLNRGGCEVCVCAELEELKSQVSRLQSRNRELELQSSGRNSDHARQIRQHAEALSSLRSEMVRAQTEELRRIQKHADDERDKLQREIERERESLQKEREQEKERFEKDRNRMRREMNEEKEVLHKEVEEARERLRREKEEEVERQRKELEVERVRVRSQLDKNIEQVEAERANLQQKLEEEKKRLGEKAEEDRRRLKEQVRKAIEEVMRRHAAELNSLQEALSSEKKTNQEVCVRLDEERRTGEDIRCRLEKERDELRTKLQDATSEICRLESAVQQKDRKDKVPPEAAPPCGPQCSRLEEDLHQARNRLARMQEEAERQRDRQQREIASLRADKHRLEEKVLEQSRLNAERSLLEQGQRHTEDRIRAECEERLRAEFRIEMNAAVAESEQRWQNKEQELQTQMSELQTELNQLQSQAEKKKTGQGDDCHGNPEIDRLRKEVQDTKEINKKLRDLLQEPQTQSLTEEKHNHAMALQALERQAKEDLLSERNRLQTMHHLELDKQRAELTQQHTEWSRQMTQRHMQQIEDLQAQLQAHTQMMALQQDLKQQNQYQVFERQLDESRCAMLELQRENVALKKQLKERSVQKNSEVAEKEDESTEIRKKRDAQLEEEAQRLKEEVEKLRVEMEKLEESQKHWEERKDEDIKEEEVDEEKRKEREEEKRREEVEEIKREHKREMQSLVSEYSSAQTHLQARIVALENELREREERCRRREPRCDDLQLGRLQERLTERDQLIKRLVEERHQLQLHPPSAGDDATLRPRDAKSRPGSVTPTMRRKGVDSPPRVTSTSSAGTYDRSIFLAHSSSSSSSSASVHHHSSSTLPHPSTPHPQTSPHYSTSSLPHKHTSLSLSQQSSPSLPRSTRSRTACFPPTPAPTAPLPVCPSPQTGIRYVSPSCQDPHAHLQAQAIRGPYLEPRGTEGLKQEWFTKYFSF